A window of the Maniola hyperantus chromosome 16, iAphHyp1.2, whole genome shotgun sequence genome harbors these coding sequences:
- the LOC117989592 gene encoding xanthine dehydrogenase-like, whose amino-acid sequence MAEIVFKINRKEHRVDGKFGPDVTLNEYIRNVAHLRGTKAMCREGGCGACVVNIQTALTPSNEIKTFAVNSCLVSVFSCHGWDITTIEGIGNERTGYHEIQKRLANFNGTQCGYCSPGFVMNMYSLYMSKNKNLTTKEVENSFASNICRCTGYRPIAEAFKSFAVDADKALRDKVIDLEDLHLVKACTRDCSNRKCLNKKSLSKNIDILNDKDDISWCMIEKLNNKTFMVTSPAHKWLKAYYLEDIFKAMQNDNNYKLIAGNTGQGVNQKTDYPTNIIDIFSVSELKEHVLDVNLILGAGISLSTLLEIFHSLSTANEDFKYLKELHDHLDLVAHIPVRNIGTIGGNLMLKHINNEFQSDLFLLFETVGGMVTIAEGIGKNITMTLPEFLKVDMNGKLISNVILPPLPQCCSLKTYKIMPRAQNSHAIVNAGFLFKFHHSSQILESAILVYGGISRDFIHATRTEEILIGRDPYTNETLQLVLKSLQEEIQPEENPLDPSAEYRKMLAVSLYYKAILYFCPDNKVNPIYKSGWKVFKRETSKGSQSFETDERIWPLNQPVPKLEALVQCSGEAEYSNDIPVMNDEVFAAFVTADINPGSVISSFDTEKASNISGVSGFYTAKDIPGNNSFTPSKIPMMDANEEILCSGKVMYYGQPAGIIIADREQTAQKAAKLVKVNYSLVSTKKPLLTIDSVLKSPEINERMVKNQIIEPTEAGNDVKHVLSGELTLKGQYHHYMELQTCVAIPTEDGLDVYSSSQWLDLVSVAIAECLNLPVNRINVIVRRLGGGYGGKISRASQIACAAALVAHLERKPCRFILPLITNMKSIGKRLPLNSKFEVGVNEEGVIQYLKTTFHQDHGYSFNENISARTIAHFYSCYDPRRWKIESYSIITDTASNTFCRSPSSTEGVAMIENIMEYIAFNIGKDPMQVRLGNMETQNNPFPDMINQLKTDSEYERRNEEIITYNKQNRWMKRALKLMPMTFEIYYFGNYNSVVSIYHADASVVICHGGIAMGQGLNTKVAQVCAFVLGIPLDKIRIKPSTSVVSPNAMVTGASIGSECVAFATKKACEILVERLAPIKAKGSVAWEELITKAYQEGVDLQASYMYSTKDDLKSYNVYAVCALEVEIDILTGNHDVRRVDLLEDTGRSLSPVIDVGQIEGAFVMGLGYWTSENLIYDQSTGELLTNRTWTYKPPGIKDIPADMRIYFRRNAGNEHGLLQSKATGEPAFCLATIVLHTFREAIRNARLDAGYPDQWFEIGIPCTAENIFMALEHKIEHFVLQ is encoded by the exons TGGATGGAAAATTCGGTCCAGACGTGACTCTCAACGAATACATTAGAAACGTGGCTCATCTCCGTGGAACTAAAGCGATGTGTCGTGAAGGAGGCTGCGGCGCTTGCGTGGTCAACATCCAAACTGCATTAACACCGAGCAATGAAATTAAAACATTTGCCGTCAACTCT TGCCTAGTATCAGTTTTCTCATGTCACGGATGGGATATTACTACAATAGAAGGCATAGGTAACGAAAGGACTGGTTACCATGAAATACAAAAACGGCTCGCAAATTTTAATGGAACTCAGTGTGGATATTGCTCTCCAGGATTTGTGATGAACATGTACAG TCTCTACATgtccaaaaataaaaatctaacaaCTAAAGAAGTGGAGAATTCATTTGCAAGCAACATTTGTCGGTGTACTGGCTACCGACCAATAGCTGAAGCCTTTAAATCATTTGCAGTTGACGCCGACAAAGCATTACGTGATAAAGTTATTGACTTAGAAGATTTACATTTAGTAAAAGCTTGTACTAGAGATTGTTCTAATAGAAAGTGCTTAAATAAAAAGTCTTTAAGTAAAAACATTGATATACTTAATGATAAAGATGATATTAGTTGGTGTATGATTGAAAAACTGAATAATAAGACGTTTATGGTGACAAGTCCAGCACATAAATGGCTTAAAGCATATTATTTAGAAGATATATTTAAAGCTATgcaaaatgataataattacaaattgATCGCAGGAAACACTGGACAAG ggGTGAATCAAAAAACTGATTACCCAACAAATATTATAGATATTTTCAGTGTGTCTGAACTTAAAGAACATGTTCTggatgttaatttaattttgggaGCTGGTATATCTTTGTCAACATTATTGGAAATTTTCCACAGCCTGTCTACAGCTAACgaagattttaaatatttaaaggaaCTACACGACCATTTAGATTTGGTGGCCCATATTCCTGTACGAAAT ATTGGGACCATAGGTGGAAACCTCATGCTTAAACATATCAACAATGAATTTCAATCTGATTTGTTTCTTCTATTTGAAACTGTTGGCGGAATGGTAACAATAG ctgaagGTATAGGAAAGAACATAACAATGACGCTTCCTGAATTCCTAAAAGTGGACATGAACGGAAAACTTATCTCAAATGTCATACTTCCACCTTTACCTCAATGTTGCTCCCTCAAAACTTACAAG ATTATGCCTCGAGCCCAAAATTCTCATGCAATTGTCAATGCCggatttttgtttaaatttcatCACAGCTCTCAGATACTTGAAAgtgctattttagtttatgGTGGAATATCTAGAGATTTTATACATGCGACAAGAACTGAGGAAATATTAATTGGCCGAGACCCCTACACTAATGAGACATTACAATTAGTCCTCAAAAGTCTGCAAGAGGAGATCCAACCTGAAGAGAATCCACTGGATCCTTCGGCTGAATATAGAAAAATGCTTGCCGTTAGTCTATATTACAAA GCAATTCTTTACTTTTGTCCAGATAATAAAGTAAATCCAATATATAAGTCTGGTTGGAAAGTATTCAAAAGAGAGACATCTAAAGGAAGCCAAAGTTTTGAAACTGATGAAAGAATATGGCCTTTGAATCAACCAGTGCCAAAATTAGAAGCATTAGTGCAATGTTCTGGTGAAGCCGAATATTCAAATGACATTCCTGTAATGAATGATGAAGTTTTTGCCGCATTTGTTACGGCTGATATTAATCCAGGAAGTGTGATAAGTAGTTTTGATACAGAAAAAGCTTCT AATATTTCTGGAGTATCAGGATTTTATACTGCCAAGGATATACCAGGAAATAATTCCTTTACGCCTTCGAAAATTCCAATGATGGATGCCAACGAGGAAATTTTATGTTCAGGAAAAGTAATGTATTACGGGCAACCAGCTGGAATTATAATAGCTGACAGAGAACAGACAGCTCAAAAAGCTGCTAAGCTCgtaaaagtaaattattcttTAGTGAGTACAAAGAAACCTTTGCTTACAATAGATAGTGTCCTTAAATCTCCAGAAATAAACGAAAGGATGGTTAAGAATCAAATTATAGAACCGACAGAAGCCGGGAATGATGTTAAGCATGTTTTAAGCGGAGAGTTAACATTAAAAGGACAATATCATCACTATATGGAACTGCAGACATGTGTTGCGATTCCTACAGAAGACGGCTTAGATGTCTATTCATCGAGTCAGTGGTTAGATTTAGTTAGTGTAGCTATTGCTGAGTGCCTTAATCTTCCAGTGAACAg aattaacGTAATAGTCCGTAGATTGGGTGGAGGATATGGAGGCAAAATATCTCGTGCTTCTCAGATAGCATGTGCTGCAGCATTAGTTGCACATTTAGAAAGAAAGCCATGCAGATTTATATTGCCTTTAATAACCAATATGAAATCTATTGGAAAGAGATTGCCGCTAAATAGTAAATTCGAG GTAGGGGTAAATGAAGAGGGAGTTATTCAATATCTAAAAACTACTTTTCACCAAGACCACGGGTATTCATTCAATGAAAACATATCAGCAAGAACCATCGCCCATTTTTATAGCTGCTACGATCCAAGACGATGGAAGATAGAATCATATAGCATCATCACTGACACCGCATCAAATACGTTTTGCAGGTCACCAT CGTCTACAGAAGGTGTTGCAatgattgaaaatattatggaataTATCGCATTTAATATAGGAAAAGATCCCATGCAAGTACGTCTCGGAAATATGGAAACACAAAACAATCCTTTCCCAGACATGATCAATCAATTGAAAACCGATTCCGAGTACGAAAGGCGTAATGAGGAAATTATTACATACAATAAACAGAACAGATGGATGAAAAGGGCTTTAAAATTAATGCCCATGACGTTCGAAATATATTACTTCGGGAATTATAATTCAGTAGTATCAATTTATCACGCGGACGCCTCAGTTGTAATTTGTCATGGTGGCATAGCTATGGGACAAGGACTGAATACCAAAGTAGCTCAAGTGTGCGCTTTCGTATTGGGAATACCTTTAGACAAGATCAGAATAAAACCAAGTACAAGTGTAGTTTCACCGAATGCAATGGTTACTGGTGCAAGTATTGGTAGTGAATGCGTTGCTTTTGCGACCAAAAAAGCATGTGAAATACTTGTAGAAAGGTTGGCACCTATTAAAGCAAAAGGTTCGGTTGCTTGGGAGGAACTCATTACCAAAGCTTATCAAGAAGGTGTGGATTTACAAGCGTCGTATATGTATTCGACTAAAGATGACCTAAAATCGTATAACGTGTATGCAGTTTGTGCTCTAGAAGTAGAAATTGATATACTCACTGGTAATCATGATGTAAGAAGGGTAGATTTACTCGAAGATACAGGGCGAAGTTTAAGTCCTGTAATAGATGTTGGGCAG ATAGAAGGTGCATTCGTGATGGGTTTAGGATACTGGACATCGGAAAACCTTATCTACGACCAGTCGACGGGAGAACTACTAACCAATCGTACATGGACGTACAAGCCGCCGGGAATCAAAGATATCCCCGCCGACATGAGGATTTACTTTCGCAGGAATGCGGGTAACGAACATGGTCTACTTCAATCAAAAG CCACAGGAGAACCGGCTTTTTGCCTGGCCACAATAGTCCTGCACACTTTTCGGGAGGCTATCCGCAACGCTCGACTCGACGCGGGCTATCCGGACCAATGGTTCGAAATAG GTATACCATGCACAGCGGAGAACATTTTCATGGCACTTGAGCATAAAATAGAACATTTTGTATTGCAATAA